tgagtatctgaggacccatgccaaatcttttctgtctcctgagggggaataggttttgccgtgccctcttcacgactgtcttggtgtgcttggaccatgctagtttgttgttgatgtggacaccaaggaacttgaatctctcaaacggctccactacagccccgtcgaggagaatgggggcgtactcggtcctccttttcctgtagtccacaatcatctcctttgtcttgatcacgttgaggaagagattgttgtcctggcaccacacggtcaggtctctgtcctccctataggctgtctcattgttgttggtgatcaggcctaccactgttgtgtcatcagcatgataatgatggtgttagagtcgtgcctggccatgcagccatgactgaacagggagtacaggaggggactgagcacgcacccctgaggggcccccagtgttgaggatcagcgtagcggatgtgttacctacccttaccacctgggggcggcccgtcaggaagtccaggatccagttgcagagggaggtgtttaagtcccagggtccttagcttagtgatgagctttgagggttcaaagatgagctgtagtcaatgaatagcattctcacataggcgttccttttgtccaggtgggaaagggcagtgtggagtgcaatagagattgcatcatctgtggatctgttggggcggtatgcaaattggagtgggtctagggtttctgggataatggtgttgatgtgggccatgaccagcctttcaaagcacgtcatggctacagatgtgagtgctacgagtcggtagtcatttaggcaggttaccttcgtattcttgggcacagggactatggtggtctgcttgaaactttGTTATTACActcacagggagaggttgaaaatgtcagttggtcagcgcatgctcggagtacacgggctggtaatccgtctggccctgcggccttgtgaatgttgacctgtttaaaaggtataactcacatcggctacaaaGAGCGTGAtgacagtcgtccggaacagctgatgctctcgtgcatgtttcagtgttacttgcctcgaagcgagtataGAAGTTATTAAGCTTGACTGGTAGGCTAGGGTCACtgagcagctcgtggctgtgcttccctttgtagtctaatagtttgcaagccctgccatatccgacgagcgtcggagccggtgtagtacgattcgatcttagtcctgtattgatgctttgcctgtttgacagtttgtcggagggcatagcgggatttcttataagcttctgggttagagtcttgCTCCATGAAAGCAGCAGCcataccctttagctcagtgcggatgttgcctgtaatccatggcttctagttggggtatgtacgtacagtcactgtggggacgacgtcgtcggtgcacttattgatgaagctagtgactgatgtggtgtactcctcactgccatcggaagaatcccggaacatattccagtctgtgctagcaaaacagtcctgtagcttagcatctgcttaatTTGACCACTCTTTTATTGACCgattcactggtgcttcctgcattagtttttgcttgtaagcaggaatcaggaggatagaattatggtcagatttgccaaatggagggctagggagagctttgtatgcgtctctgtgtgaggAGGAAAGGTGGTCAATAGtttttttctctctggttgcacatttaacatggtgGTAGAAATGAgctaaaacggatttaagtttccctgcattaaagttcccggcCAATAGGAGCACCGCCTTTGGATTAGCGATTTCCTATACGGCTAATGGccatatacagctcattgagtgccgtTTTAGTGCCATTGAGTGCCGTCTTCttctacgaagaatatagatgaaaactctcttggtaaatagtgtggtctacagcatatcatgagatactctcAGGCAAGcgaaacctcgagacttccttagatattgtgcaccagctgttgtttacaaaaatacatggaCCGCCACCCATGGTCTTATCAGAggctactgttctatcctgccgatactgtgtataacccgccagctgtatgttattcatgtcgtcgttcagccacgacttagTGAAACATAAGGTATTACAGTTTCTAATGTCCTATTGGTAGGATAAACGTGCTTGTAgttcgtctattttattatccaatgattgtacgtcggctaataggaccgatggtaaagacAAATTACCCACTCGCcaccggatccttacaaggcaccccaatCTTCGTTCtcaatatctctgtctctttttcctgcgaatgacagggatgagggccttgtcgggtgtctggaggaaatccctctcgtccgactcgttaaagaaaaaattgTCTTTCAATATGAGGTGAGTAATAGCTGTCCTgatttcggtcataagagacggtggcagaaactttatgtacaaaataagttacaaaaaacgcaaaaataacaatagcacaattggttaggagacggtaaaacggcagccattctCTCCGGCGCCATTCATATACCTCAGCTTTTCGTGTCAGGGTAGGCACTTTGTTGATTTTTGATGTTCAGTTGTAGAACTTTTTTATCTGTTTTCACTATTGTATCTAAGCTATTTATTTTAACATACATTGGTTAAAAGGACAAAACAGAAAaacggaagaaaaaaaacaaaaatacaaacaacTATTGGTCAAAAAGTACATATCACCATGTACCAGTAGTGAACTGTACTACACGGCCGAAAGTATgaggacaccctttcaaattagtggtttcggctatttcagtcacacatgTTGCaaaaaggtgtataaaatcgagcccacagccatgcaatctccatagacaaacactggcagtaggaTAGCccgactgaagagctcagtgactttcaacgtagcaccgtcataggaggccacctttccaacaagtcagttcgtcaaatttctgccctgctagagctgacacgttcaactgtaagtgctggaaacgtctaggagcaacaacagctcagccgcaaagtggtaggccacaaaacCTCACAGAATGGGACAGCCGAGCGCAGACGCACGTagtgcataaaaatcgtctgtcctcggtttcaacactcactaccgagttccaaactgcctttggaagcaaagtcagcacaataactattcgTCAGgcacttcatgaaatgggtttcagtggcagagcagccacacacaagcctaagatcgcaatgccaagcgtcggctggagttgtgtaaagctcgccgccattggactctggagcagtagaaacatgccatctggcagtctgacggaagaatctgggtttggtggatgccaaaagaacgctaccttccccaatgcatagtgccaactgtaaagtttggtggaggaggaataatggtctggggctgtttttcatggtttgggctcggctccttagttccagtgaagggaaatcttaccgctacacaataacattctagacaatttgtggcaacagtttggggaaggccctttcctgtttcagcatgacaaggcctctgtgcacaaagcgaggtccataaataaatggtttgttgagatcgttgtggaagaacttggctggcctgcacagagcagctcaaccccatctaacacctttgggatgaattggaacgcagactgcgagccaggcctaatccctaacatcagtgcctgacctcactaatgctcttgtgactgaatgtaagcaagtcccctcagcaatgttccaacatcttgtggaaagcctATAGCAGAaacagggggaccaactccatattaatggccatgattttggaatgaggtgttcgatgagcaggtgccCACATACTTGTCAATAAAGTGTGTATTTCCATGATTGTCTTTTAACTGAAATAACCAATACACTATAAGAGACGTTATTTAATCTGACACAGACAGCTACAATTACTCCAACGACCCACTCAAAATGTTTTGAGTAAACCAAATCTAATTAAGGAAGTCTGATCGCGGAATTCGCTGGGAATTCCCccacccaggggcggaaatcacgggggggggggggggacacgaccccccccatcctgggaaaaatatgatttgtcccccccaatatatcactgaaacataactatgtaatttagataatattaataatacgcaatgaaagcaattgtgctgattatagacacttaatagcgcgtttttaagtttcaaaagattgcgacccccccaccctttgcctcacaatggtttgatccactgccagttccttagttggcaaggtaacagaggcgtcgtatctactgtctgaaaggcactcaatgaacgtaactgacgtgaggttaatccaggcaatcgcgcacacacactagctgaatatgcagagctagagcgcaaatattaactattaagctagctagtacctattccatttatgtggcctcatcaaagatggaatctttgctatcatcaatttattccaagatcagcatgcagatgatgtaaattagtgcttcaaagtccctgtgataaggttagcgataaactgaagtccaaactgaacagaactacactctcttctaccattgtcttaaatatatttaatggtctcgttacaaaagctaaattgtcgcaagggaacttttatttatttatttattttatgtcacctttatttaacccgggtagcaaagattatagcaaacaccactgaaacggaattggtgctcgctagctttgcaaattcagctattgttggaagccagccaatatgaaacaaactattgaaattacaaaaggttgcagcatatgttgtgtaaatggtgaactcatacagctgtcaactcttgtcattttaatccgtttcacatttgctagctaccttttagatcgaagcccaaatagaatgataaaagataagatgatagaagcccatctcctactgtaattaacctacacactgtgtgtgtgtgtgtagccagccagccgggtagaaaaatggcagaaaaataaaagacggacatcagagtatttttcagtacaccaaaacgcaaagtaagaacgctagtagcctaatatctcaaagactagttgataaaatgttcataagaaagaaatgaaattctaatggaaatgtttcacaatgatgtcattaggcagagcaggcaacagatggcacacagacagcagagttggggacagatatgcagggacagactggcagagacagggagtctcaggtaagtttgttgagtctttgtttggcaacattatgaaaggttctaaatttttttgacttgcaaaataggaacataattggaaaatgccatggatacccccactgtcaacttaaactggtgactgaactaagatttgttaaaggcaatggtattgctgttgtgattagttgtgtagttttgggtacctttagttaggagtacggcaaacaccttatttcgtTGGTTCGTCAATATACAttgaccatattacaatgtaggctatgtgttacagcactacttttggtgtccccctcaggaattgctcttgagaaaatgtcatgtaattgtcccctccaaagttgatatcagattttcgcccctgccccCACCCCAAACATTCACTTTCAGGTAGCAAAAACAATTCCAAAGGTTAATATAGTGTAGACCTATCTTAATATTTAGCCTATATTGTAATGTTGTATTTCTATTTATTTTAACACCTTCTTCAACAGAAAGAAAAGCATATGCACGACACTAACGTTACGGCCATACATTACAAGCACGTGCGTAAAATTGGCTTCCACAGGATATGATGCAATCATATAGGCAACAACTAATAAACTTCGGAATAAAGTATTGAGTTAACGTTCAGAAATAACAACCACTCCCAGTAACTATAATTCCGGTTTATCTTCAATTTAACGCAAGATTCATtgaaaaaaaacatacccaaacACATCTGGAGAGTGAGCCAACGCATCGCCATCATGTCTTCACTGACGCAATCTGACGTAACCGGCGCGCTCGTACATCCACTTCCGCATGTTagttttgtccatccacaccagactCGATCAGGACACGCACGTGGAAATATCAAaatgaactctgaaccaactatattaatttggagaCAGGTCAAAACGCCTGAAACATTCATGCCAATTTAGCTACCTAATTTgccctgggatataaacattgggttgttattttatctgaaatgcacaaggtcctctactcgaCAATTAATCTACAGATGGAAGGGTTTATAAACCTAGTACATTTCTAAGAATCTCTTCTTatttttggactttatatggcggttggcaaccacctttaaggtgcattaccaccaccaactggtggtgtggacctcagttcatctttcaattacccacgtgggtatattgtgtacatttattttgcagcgAGCGGTGGTCAGCATGTCTCATGTCTGCAGATTTGCAATCGGTCATGTGGGTGGAGGGAGTGCACGCGCACTTCAGAATGTGACGCAGTAGGGGAAATCCCAGTTTAACTTCTCTTTTGGAAGTATATAAACTGCTACCCTCCTGTTCTAAATCGTCATCTTCATTGCTGTGTACTACAATTATGCTTTTTCAACTCGTCTGCATATTAGGTATGTTGTCATTTATTTTTAACAATGAATTTGATATTCCAATGAGGCAGGCTCACCTGAAATAATGATTTACCTTGTGTTTGTCTAAAGCTGCCTCTGTGCAAGGTGGCCTCACACAGGATAGGCCTACAGAAGAGGTGAAGTCAGTTTGTGGAGAGGACTCAATTCTGAAATGTAAAGCAATATGTAAGCGTGGGGTCCAGTACCGGGCAGTGAGGTGGTACAAGGTAAGCTTTCAATTATTGTGATAGCACAAACTGTGTTTTGTACCATCTGACCAAATTCTATACAAGTACAATATAAGCAAAAAATATACAGCACTGGTCCCAGACCAGCTGTTAAGGACATAGAGTAACCTCAAACCCTCTTCTCCCAGCTGGGTGAGGAGCCCTCTGATAAGGAGTCTGGTCTATTGATGAAGAGGCTATCACCTAAAAGCACCACCCTATGGTACGCCGGTCTGGAGCGGGAAGTGGAACTTTTGGCTGATGATTCTTTCGATATCTTGCTGCCCAATGTAACGGCTGTTGATAGCGGGAGGTACAAGTGTCTCCTGGCAGCACCTGTAGGAGAGCAGAACCAGGAGGGGCAGGTTCACCTCAGAGTGACAGGTGAGTGTGTTCTACTCTCATTGTGTGCTTGTTTTGATATGTAAACAAACTGTATACTGCATGTGGATGTTTTAAATTGGACCCAGAGAGAGTTCATCTACGCTGCTAAATAGGATTTTTTTAAATTCCAGTGACGCTCAAAGATTTGTGGATCATTTTTTTTGTAGGTTGCCTTGAGTCTACAGACCAATCAGAAGAAAGGGATACCATCCTAGTTCTTTCCATTGTGGGGCTTGTGGCGGCATTGCTGATATTCACCATCAGCTATGTGAGTTACAACACTACCAGCTGTTCctctattattatttttaacagATAAAAGAAACAAACATTTTATGGTGATGGTTTTCATGTATTCCATGTATTTAATTTTCTTTTAAATGTCTTCATATTATTTACTCAATAATCCTCATCTTTACCATAGGTCATCCTAAGGAATATGTTATTGCAAAGGAGTAAGAAGTATCCACAAGAACCACTTCTAGATGCACCCCTTGAGAAGAAAGATGTAATGTTGATTTACACTCCGGGGCCAAACTGGTCCAGACAGGGTTCCATAaaacatgtctgtgtgtgagagcctgTTCTGCTCATTGTATACTTGAATGTGAAGAGCAAATGCAGAGAAAGACTAGGGCACATTTGAAGCTGAGCAACGAGTCTATCACGCTGACCACACCGCTTGTGTTATGTGCGTGAGTgtggcaaaataaatgtacacatacctGTTATTCAAcaatttcatccaaactgctcgcGCGCATCAACGAGCGCCTGCGTAGCAAGGCTCTAAAATAGACGCTTTATGCGCTGCAAGTCCactttctcccatctcctcattgggttttcagagcatatacccacatgggtgattgaaagatgaactgcgATCCACACTCTAgcccagttggtggtggtaatgcaccttaaagttggttgtcaAACGCCATATAAAGTCAGAAGAAGACTGacggaggagagattactagaaacaaactaagtttacccttttatctgtggattaattgtcagagtagaggaccttgtgtatttcaggtaaaataacaacccaatacTTATACTTTCCAGGAGAAGAGTTCACCACTAGAGCAGATGGAGGCAGACAACCCTCTGGGTTAGAACCAAGATGTTTAGGCTTTTCAAAGAAATGAAACAGAAACAGTAGCCTACACCCTTTCACTCAGGCAGTCAAACAGCAGTACAAAGTCAGGCTAGAACAGCAGTTCTCCAGCAATGATTGCTCGTCTGCAGCATTCACACGCCTGTGATGCGCAAGCAGCAGGGCCTGGTGAAGGGACCCACAATCTAAGCCCCAAGATCTAACCTCAATAAGGAGCTTCAGGAAGGGGTGCAGGAATGGCCTACGATGAGGGGTCATTCTGGAGGGTTGCTCCATGGCAACGTGGGGGTTAatttcatttacatttgagtcaacCCAGAATTGAAGTCGACATTGACTTTGAACTGGGAAATGACCCATGTGTACAGAACTTATCTTTTAGAATTGCCTAATTCAATTCCTGTACTGACTGGTATTGaaataaaattgattcaattgccTCCAAGCAAAATGAAAGTGGGCTTTGGTGAAAAGTAATTGGCAGAAAATCTATCAGGTTTTTAAAATATTATCAGCAATTCTGTGGACACATTGAAAATAAAGAAGCCTTGTAAATAATTTTGTAACCAACTGTATCTGATGTATGCGGTTTGAGGTGCTAAATGGCTTTTAACAAATCTCTACCTATTTCACAAGACACATtctgtcattttttattttagttaTATACTGCACCTTGACTTTACAACATTGACAGGTGACGTAAATGACTAACGTGCAAATTTTGAGCCGGATGATCACAATTATATTTTTGGATAGCTGTTTTAATTGTTAAATACCCTCTTTGCTAATAATCTTTTGAGTGACAAACAATTGTATGAGGTCTCTGTCATTGTCAAACACATTACAAAGTAACATCACACAGCGTAAAATGGAAGCCAGGTTAAGCCATGTGATCTAAACAACATTGAACATTTTAATCCTTTACAAGCATGAAATTCCATGTAGTTTAAAAACATTTAATACtatagaataacaaaaaaaaatgtattgcatcACCATATCACAGGACAGATTTGACATAAGGAGTGCATGGATATGGGTCATATACAATTACAGTGACCCTTTTTTCATGTCAACTGTGTCATCATAGCACTCAACACATTATtgcacaataataataataataataagattgATATTAACATATTCATGTAGTCACTTGTCTCTAAGCTTATTGTCTGATCTAGGGGTAAGTGTAGCTTGTAACTTCAACAAGAAATGTATTTCCGTACCAATAATAAATTACAGAGTAGATAGTGGACACTataaaaataagtgttcatttttTATCATTGTTCATTTTGACGCTGGTCCCACGGGCTAAGTGAGTGCCTTCCTCATGGGCAAAATATCATTAGGATTTCAGACCAGTAACTCTCCAATTGCCAGTTCATTTCATCACTTCCAAGCCCAAGATGAACTGATGAACCTTGAGCGCTTTCTGTTATTGCTCGGCATCTCTAACATCTACTGTAGCTAACTGTTATATTAACATTGTTTTTTCCACAAATATGTAAGAGAGAAATGGCAATGTACAGTGTAACAATTACTAAACTGAAATGTTGGACAAAATACCTAAAAATACCATACCTTTCTCATTTTACACTCATACATCTGTCATATTCACATGAACTGAGCAATAAGTAGATTGGAAACACTTGTTACTACGTTAATACTACAACACTAGCTATAGATCCCAGCATTGTGATGCAGTGCAGTTTCAAATGTTAGCAGCAAGaacacattttcacaaaaaaaatctatggcttttctccttcctctcttagGTGAAAAGACTGTCAACGTCTCCTGCATCACTGGTAAACAAGTTTAGGGGGTTATTAGAGTATTGCAATTAAAAGAGAATGCAGGAAAGTGCATAACATTGAGTGCTTCACAGAACTACATCATTTTAATTTGTCTGCAATGAAACTAAAAAGCTACATGGTCTAAAAGCTGATTTTCTTTCCCTTTTGAGAGGTATAGCAGCAGTCCCGAAAGGGATAACCTGTAAATAATCCTACTGGCTCAATATTAAGATAATGCCTCATTCAGTGTTCTTCATTGGCAGGATAGACGTCCCAACAGGATGTCATCTAGGTCATTTGGGGCGACTACAACACCATGGATGAAGCCTCCTCACCTTCCTTTGGACGAGATCTGCAGTAATGGCTGATGATCACAATGATCTTGATAACCAGAGGTGACAAGACCAACAATATCATTAATCCTGAAATATAAACACAGCATAACATTTCTCAATAAATGAATGGGAAATGGAACTGGAGATGCTTCAAGAGAGGAAGATCACCTCCAAATAAAGTAACATTGCGCTTTGAGCAAAGTGTATGAAAAGCACTTAAATgcaagttattattattattataatgaaaGTACAAACATTATTCCAAAAAGGCTTCTTGTATGGTATTTTAAATGTCTCCTTTTAATACATCCATGTGAGGAACATCAAGAATTTCAGAGATATTGGAGTGGGACAGATTCATGACACACAATACAGTCAAAGAGAGTAGACGGTTTTAAAACTGTGATACATTTACATCATTGTTGCATTCCACATATATTTACATAACAGTTCCGCATGTTTGTGCTA
The sequence above is drawn from the Salmo salar chromosome ssa05, Ssal_v3.1, whole genome shotgun sequence genome and encodes:
- the LOC100136479 gene encoding CD83 antigen isoform X1; this encodes MLFQLVCILAASVQGGLTQDRPTEEVKSVCGEDSILKCKAICKRGVQYRAVRWYKLGEEPSDKESGLLMKRLSPKSTTLWYAGLEREVELLADDSFDILLPNVTAVDSGRYKCLLAAPVGEQNQEGQVHLRVTGCLESTDQSEERDTILVLSIVGLVAALLIFTISYVILRNMLLQRSKKYPQEPLLDAPLEKKDVMLIYTPGPNWSRQGSIKHVCV
- the LOC100136479 gene encoding CD83 antigen isoform X2, translated to MLFQLVCILAASVQGGLTQDRPTEEVKSVCGEDSILKCKAICKRGVQYRAVRWYKLGEEPSDKESGLLMKRLSPKSTTLWYAGLEREVELLADDSFDILLPNVTAVDSGRYKCLLAAPVGEQNQEGQVHLRVTGCLESTDQSEERDTILVLSIVGLVAALLIFTISYVILRNMLLQRSKKYPQEPLLDAPLEKKDVKRLSTSPASLTSQQDVI